A genomic window from Treponema maltophilum ATCC 51939 includes:
- a CDS encoding LiaI-LiaF-like domain-containing protein translates to MKNDKYNILLAAGLLFIFGGILLLVYLFSRVSLGMYVFRFALFSLSGSVLLYFALTGTKPALFTFSGLFLSCCSLLFLIADARIIPYTIKQVWPVTVVLSGLALFPAGYVRFRKFQISYVVPGVMLAGLGFVFLCFSLNIIKISFAEFARAWWPLIFVIFGLSLVILFVYTKKQKTPVIFEDSEDDDEEDLR, encoded by the coding sequence ATGAAAAACGATAAGTACAATATACTGCTTGCCGCGGGTCTCCTCTTTATTTTCGGCGGAATTTTGCTGCTGGTTTATCTGTTTTCGCGGGTATCCCTCGGTATGTATGTGTTCCGCTTTGCGCTGTTTTCTTTAAGCGGTTCCGTATTGCTGTATTTTGCGCTTACCGGAACCAAGCCTGCGCTGTTTACGTTCAGCGGCTTGTTTTTGTCTTGCTGCAGCCTTTTGTTTTTAATCGCGGACGCGCGCATCATTCCGTACACGATAAAGCAGGTGTGGCCGGTAACGGTTGTGCTTTCGGGCTTGGCGCTTTTTCCGGCAGGGTATGTGCGCTTTCGTAAATTTCAGATTTCATATGTCGTGCCGGGCGTTATGCTTGCGGGATTGGGCTTTGTATTTTTATGTTTTTCGCTGAATATTATAAAAATCTCTTTTGCCGAATTCGCGCGTGCGTGGTGGCCCCTTATCTTTGTTATATTCGGTTTAAGTTTGGTTATTTTGTTCGTCTATACCAAAAAACAAAAAACGCCGGTTATATTTGAAGATTCCGAAGATGACGACGAAGAGGATCTTCGATAA
- a CDS encoding tetratricopeptide repeat protein has protein sequence MNRIKGFSACVLLLVLTASCKTPDRAVSDDLSALEVKALPSVVSAPKSSAYGKLFSPYFSGVDEKILLSIFDGSPASIRSAVSSLYKPGGNYSEQEKVLFAICSCIMKYAWPQERITWTAPSDLPDNLYTEALDSVSKGIFAFSSAENDVFMLTIPCLAMFTAGTVNGFYAQALSSAEKALALNSDSVLNLYLAATAALKTNRYEKALAFSERAAAIEPNNQYIAPVYVESLLYAGNAEKAYELSARYLTLSPQALDMLKLNARAAFASGRYKEAEGLAAQVLQRRPDDGEFLLFRAQVLFRLEEYLSVSTLLDLYSRTDKTSKDYLLLRARLQAVWNKNLTAATASVQEALERYKDDPDVLLLAAEFAVLSGQPVASRSAFELASAVLEKDAHNTRALAVLAKDGAKRRDWQSAYDAMSSLSQLERLSLENTLLYVQICLALNKAEQARTLLDAVYNPDTADENLRQWYIRLLIAEGKKNEASALINALLTQSAGKMKSVLYYEKSRLASTDPQILSDLRSSLTANPRNENALYDLYAYYYRQKDYRKAQYYLKQVIALNPSDAELLKLNSELDRLVR, from the coding sequence ATGAATCGAATAAAAGGATTTTCCGCATGTGTGCTTTTGCTCGTACTGACCGCATCGTGTAAGACGCCCGACCGCGCGGTCTCCGACGATCTTTCCGCTCTCGAGGTAAAAGCGCTTCCGTCGGTCGTTTCGGCCCCGAAATCGTCCGCATACGGAAAACTGTTTTCACCGTATTTCAGCGGTGTTGACGAGAAAATTCTTTTGTCGATTTTTGACGGCAGTCCCGCTTCGATCCGTTCGGCCGTTTCCTCCCTGTATAAACCGGGCGGAAATTATTCCGAACAGGAAAAAGTTCTTTTTGCAATATGTTCGTGCATTATGAAATACGCGTGGCCGCAGGAACGGATCACGTGGACCGCACCATCGGATTTACCCGACAACTTATATACCGAAGCGCTCGATTCGGTTTCGAAGGGAATTTTCGCTTTTTCGTCCGCCGAAAACGATGTGTTTATGCTGACTATTCCCTGTTTGGCGATGTTTACCGCCGGCACGGTAAACGGCTTTTATGCGCAAGCCTTATCCTCTGCGGAAAAAGCTTTGGCGCTCAATTCCGATTCCGTGTTGAATTTATATCTTGCCGCAACGGCCGCGCTCAAAACAAACCGGTACGAAAAAGCTCTTGCATTTTCCGAGCGCGCGGCCGCAATCGAGCCGAACAATCAGTATATCGCTCCCGTTTATGTGGAATCGCTTTTGTATGCGGGAAACGCCGAAAAGGCCTATGAGCTTTCGGCGCGCTATTTGACTTTATCGCCGCAAGCTTTGGATATGCTCAAGCTCAATGCCCGCGCGGCCTTTGCTTCGGGGCGCTACAAAGAAGCCGAAGGTTTGGCGGCCCAAGTTCTCCAACGCCGGCCGGATGACGGCGAGTTTTTGTTGTTCCGCGCGCAAGTGCTTTTCCGGCTCGAAGAATATTTAAGCGTTTCAACTTTGCTCGACCTTTACTCCCGAACCGATAAAACCTCAAAGGATTATTTGCTTTTGCGCGCGCGCTTGCAAGCCGTATGGAATAAAAACCTTACGGCTGCGACCGCTTCGGTTCAGGAAGCCCTTGAGCGCTATAAAGACGATCCGGACGTTTTGCTTTTGGCGGCCGAATTCGCCGTTTTGTCCGGTCAGCCGGTTGCGTCCCGAAGCGCTTTCGAGCTGGCGTCGGCCGTGCTGGAAAAAGACGCGCACAATACGCGCGCCCTTGCGGTGCTTGCAAAAGACGGCGCAAAACGGCGGGACTGGCAAAGCGCTTACGACGCGATGAGTTCGCTTTCGCAGCTGGAGAGGCTCAGCCTTGAAAATACGCTTTTATACGTTCAAATTTGTCTTGCGCTCAATAAAGCCGAGCAGGCGAGAACCTTACTGGACGCGGTGTACAATCCCGATACCGCCGACGAAAATCTGCGGCAATGGTATATCCGTTTGCTTATCGCCGAAGGCAAAAAAAACGAAGCTTCCGCCTTAATAAACGCTCTTTTAACGCAATCCGCCGGAAAAATGAAAAGCGTTTTATATTACGAAAAAAGCAGGCTTGCTTCGACCGATCCTCAAATCCTTTCGGACCTGCGCTCAAGCCTTACCGCAAATCCCCGCAACGAAAACGCCCTCTACGATTTATACGCCTATTATTACCGCCAAAAGGATTACCGCAAAGCGCAATATTATCTGAAACAGGTAATCGCGCTCAATCCTTCCGATGCGGAATTATTAAAACTCAATTCGGAACTCGACCGCCTGGTAAGGTAG
- a CDS encoding DJ-1/PfpI family protein: protein MKHVNIIVFDDFMALDAFGPAEVFAESDAEYDIRYYSAAGGPVTCSIQNTIETEKTDAIQQKDILLIPGGKGTRQLVDNENFIKKLKTLAEESKYVLCVCTGSGLLSKTGLLDGRKATSNKKAWEWVTAQNTNVHWIKKARWVVDGKYYTSSGITAGIDMCLGFISDTIHREAAKKIGCALEYVWNENKNIDPFY, encoded by the coding sequence GTGAAACATGTAAACATTATCGTTTTTGACGATTTCATGGCGCTCGACGCATTCGGACCGGCGGAAGTGTTTGCAGAATCGGATGCAGAGTATGATATCCGATATTATTCGGCTGCGGGCGGTCCGGTAACTTGTTCGATACAAAACACCATCGAAACGGAAAAGACGGATGCAATTCAACAAAAGGATATTCTTCTTATTCCCGGAGGTAAAGGAACCAGACAATTGGTCGACAATGAAAATTTTATAAAAAAATTGAAAACCTTGGCGGAGGAAAGCAAATACGTTTTGTGCGTGTGTACCGGTTCGGGTTTACTTTCAAAAACCGGATTATTGGACGGCAGAAAAGCGACAAGTAATAAAAAAGCGTGGGAATGGGTGACCGCACAAAATACAAATGTGCATTGGATAAAAAAAGCGCGTTGGGTTGTCGATGGGAAATATTATACCTCATCGGGAATAACGGCAGGAATTGATATGTGTTTGGGATTCATCAGCGATACGATACATCGCGAGGCTGCAAAAAAAATCGGCTGTGCGCTTGAATACGTATGGAATGAAAATAAAAATATCGATCCGTTTTATTAA
- a CDS encoding glycoside-pentoside-hexuronide (GPH):cation symporter — protein MTKRNRWTFGLGTIGRDMVYTLISMYLIFYMTDVIYVPTAILWRITAIVLAARIFDACNDPFMGLIVDNTKTKFGKFKPWIAFGAFTSGILTILLFTDFKIQGGAYAAVFAVIYLLWGMAFTTNDISYWSMLPALSVDQKEREKIGAFARICANIGLFSVVAGLVPVTKILGNKVGSLAKGYTVFAIIVVLIMWIGQTITLIGVKEPKITKQQKHTSLKELVSVIFKNDQLLLTAISMTIFMIGYMTTTSFGLYFFKYAYGDENMYSVFAIILGLSQITALIIFPLVSKYLVRQKIFTLATVMVLAGYVIFFFAPSNTMLFIGISGILIFIGQAFIQLMMLMFLADCVDYGHWKLGKRNDSISFSLQPFINKLSGAVSNGIVSAVVIISGIKEATSAADVSAGGLLMMKIAMLVFPPLCIVASYILYRVRYKIDENMYQRVLTELEQRGELTRDSKDA, from the coding sequence ATGACAAAACGTAACAGGTGGACTTTCGGGCTGGGAACGATCGGGCGCGATATGGTGTATACCCTTATCAGCATGTATTTGATTTTTTACATGACCGATGTTATTTACGTTCCGACGGCAATTTTGTGGCGGATTACGGCGATTGTACTTGCAGCCCGTATCTTCGATGCGTGCAACGATCCGTTTATGGGATTGATAGTCGACAATACGAAAACCAAATTCGGCAAATTTAAACCGTGGATCGCGTTCGGCGCGTTTACGTCCGGCATTTTAACGATTTTGCTTTTTACCGATTTTAAAATTCAGGGCGGCGCTTACGCGGCCGTTTTCGCCGTCATTTATCTTTTATGGGGAATGGCGTTTACGACAAACGATATAAGCTATTGGTCTATGCTTCCCGCATTGAGCGTCGATCAAAAAGAGCGCGAAAAAATCGGAGCGTTTGCGCGTATTTGCGCTAATATCGGGCTTTTTTCCGTTGTCGCAGGACTCGTGCCCGTTACGAAAATACTCGGAAATAAGGTCGGAAGCCTCGCGAAAGGCTATACCGTTTTTGCGATCATTGTCGTTTTAATTATGTGGATCGGGCAAACGATTACGTTAATCGGCGTAAAAGAACCGAAAATCACCAAGCAGCAAAAACATACGTCTTTAAAAGAATTGGTAAGCGTTATTTTCAAAAACGATCAGCTGCTTTTAACGGCGATTTCAATGACGATTTTTATGATCGGCTATATGACAACCACCAGCTTCGGCCTGTATTTTTTCAAATACGCGTACGGCGACGAAAACATGTACTCGGTATTTGCAATCATTTTGGGACTTTCGCAAATTACGGCGCTCATCATCTTTCCCCTTGTAAGCAAATATCTGGTCAGGCAAAAAATCTTTACGCTCGCAACAGTTATGGTTTTGGCCGGCTACGTCATCTTCTTTTTTGCGCCGTCGAATACGATGCTTTTTATCGGTATTTCAGGCATTTTGATTTTTATCGGCCAAGCTTTCATCCAGCTTATGATGCTCATGTTCCTTGCCGACTGTGTCGATTACGGACACTGGAAACTCGGCAAACGCAACGACAGCATTTCGTTTTCGCTGCAGCCCTTTATAAACAAACTGTCGGGAGCCGTCAGTAACGGCATTGTGAGCGCGGTCGTTATTATTTCCGGCATTAAAGAGGCGACTTCCGCGGCCGACGTGAGCGCGGGCGGTCTTTTAATGATGAAGATTGCCATGCTCGTTTTCCCGCCGCTGTGCATCGTCGCAAGTTACATTTTGTACCGCGTCCGCTACAAAATAGACGAAAACATGTACCAAAGAGTGCTTACCGAACTGGAACAGCGCGGGGAACTCACGCGGGATTCAAAAGATGCGTAG
- a CDS encoding alpha-galactosidase: protein MIQFDQNVFYLETDTTSYWFCITEYGHLETIHYGKKLQKSDVEGVRVKRTAQVGSSVCYDEKDPLYVLDNIPLQWSGNGRGDYRYCPAEIRMPDGSFTHDFIYKNHRIEKGACAAESLPCALDGKGDAETLIIETEDKNGVRLDLYYTVFPSFDLIARRAVITNNNEKPLELRRLMSMMIDLPDRGYDMLTLDGSWIKEANLNRKEIAYGMWVNESSTGASSNRHNPGFLMASHTADDDSGDVYAFNLVYSGNHFGFIQKSHLDLIRIGIGINPHCFSWDLHKGERFETPQAVLSYSEKGFNGLRKNMHGFINECIVRGTWKGKERPVLINNWEADFFKFSRRSLLKSACIASKLGIELFVLDDGWFGDRNNDSAGLGDYRVNTKKLPGGIKRLAESIRKTGLDFGLWFEPEMVNEDSDLYRAHPDWAVQDPERDAVRGRHQLVLDLCRKEVRDYIVENVGTVLDEAHVSYVKWDMNRHMSAAFSPTLKNQGEFFHRYILGLYEILARIFGPRPQILFESCSSGGNRFDLGLLCFSPQIWTSDNTDPVERRRMQSALSMLYPLSAMGAHVSASPHQQTLRQTSLSTRFNTACFGVLGYELDLKFLTYVEKKEIKEQIAFYKKYRHIFQFGTFSLVKTHKDNQAFWQCSDGSTAITGFFQNTAKSADSAACLTVKGMDPASFYKTETKPQRLFIKRFGGLVKHLLPFSLDPDGFILKTANKYYALADCVETYTASGALLDYGILLNNQFMGTYYNNRTQLLGDFGSYVFVTTKIAS from the coding sequence ATGATTCAATTTGACCAAAACGTGTTTTATTTGGAAACCGATACGACAAGCTATTGGTTTTGCATTACCGAGTACGGACATTTGGAAACGATTCATTACGGCAAAAAGCTGCAAAAAAGCGATGTCGAAGGTGTACGCGTAAAAAGAACGGCGCAAGTCGGTTCGTCCGTGTGCTATGACGAAAAAGATCCGCTGTACGTTTTGGATAATATTCCGCTGCAATGGTCGGGAAACGGACGCGGCGATTACCGCTATTGCCCTGCCGAAATACGCATGCCCGACGGAAGTTTTACGCACGACTTTATCTATAAAAATCACCGCATTGAAAAAGGAGCTTGCGCGGCCGAAAGTCTTCCGTGCGCACTCGACGGCAAAGGCGACGCCGAAACGCTTATTATCGAAACCGAAGATAAAAACGGCGTGCGTCTTGATTTATACTATACCGTTTTTCCGTCGTTCGACCTTATCGCACGGCGCGCCGTTATCACAAACAATAACGAAAAACCGCTCGAACTGCGCCGCCTTATGAGCATGATGATCGACCTTCCCGACCGCGGTTACGACATGCTTACGCTCGACGGGAGCTGGATTAAAGAAGCAAACCTTAACCGTAAAGAAATCGCCTACGGCATGTGGGTAAACGAATCGTCGACGGGAGCGAGCTCAAACCGGCACAATCCGGGCTTTCTTATGGCCTCGCACACAGCCGACGATGATTCGGGCGATGTGTATGCGTTCAACCTTGTATACAGCGGCAACCACTTCGGCTTTATTCAAAAAAGTCATCTCGATTTAATACGCATAGGAATCGGCATAAATCCGCATTGTTTTTCGTGGGATTTACACAAGGGCGAACGTTTCGAAACGCCCCAAGCCGTTCTTTCATATTCGGAAAAAGGCTTTAACGGGCTGCGAAAAAATATGCACGGTTTTATAAATGAATGCATCGTACGCGGCACATGGAAAGGAAAAGAGCGCCCCGTACTCATAAACAATTGGGAAGCCGATTTTTTTAAATTCAGCCGCCGCTCGCTTTTAAAATCGGCCTGCATTGCTTCAAAGCTGGGCATAGAACTTTTTGTACTCGACGACGGCTGGTTCGGCGACCGAAACAACGACAGCGCGGGTTTGGGCGATTACCGTGTCAACACGAAAAAACTTCCCGGCGGCATAAAACGCCTTGCCGAAAGCATACGCAAAACGGGGCTCGACTTCGGCTTGTGGTTTGAGCCGGAAATGGTAAACGAAGACAGCGATTTGTACCGCGCGCACCCCGACTGGGCGGTGCAAGACCCCGAACGGGACGCGGTGCGCGGACGCCATCAGCTTGTATTGGATTTGTGCCGCAAAGAAGTGCGCGATTACATCGTAGAAAACGTCGGCACCGTGCTGGACGAAGCGCACGTTTCATATGTCAAATGGGATATGAACCGTCATATGTCCGCCGCCTTTTCTCCGACACTTAAAAATCAGGGCGAATTCTTTCACCGCTATATTCTGGGATTGTACGAAATTCTTGCCCGTATTTTCGGTCCGCGGCCGCAGATTTTATTTGAAAGCTGTTCATCCGGCGGCAACCGCTTTGACTTAGGTCTACTGTGCTTTTCGCCGCAAATATGGACGTCCGACAATACCGACCCCGTAGAGCGCCGGCGCATGCAAAGCGCTTTAAGCATGCTGTATCCGCTTTCGGCGATGGGCGCCCACGTTTCGGCATCTCCGCACCAGCAAACGCTCCGGCAAACGTCTTTAAGCACGCGCTTTAATACCGCATGCTTCGGTGTATTGGGCTACGAGCTCGATTTAAAGTTTTTAACGTATGTCGAAAAAAAAGAAATAAAAGAGCAGATCGCCTTTTACAAAAAATACCGGCACATCTTTCAATTCGGCACCTTTTCACTCGTAAAAACGCACAAGGACAATCAAGCTTTTTGGCAGTGCAGCGACGGGAGCACCGCCATCACCGGCTTTTTTCAGAATACGGCAAAAAGCGCCGACAGCGCGGCCTGCCTTACAGTAAAAGGGATGGATCCCGCTTCGTTTTACAAAACCGAAACAAAACCGCAGCGGCTTTTTATAAAACGTTTCGGCGGCTTGGTTAAACACTTGCTGCCCTTTTCCCTCGATCCGGACGGCTTTATTTTAAAAACCGCAAACAAATATTACGCGCTTGCCGACTGCGTCGAAACATATACCGCATCGGGAGCGCTGTTGGATTACGGCATCCTTTTGAACAATCAGTTTATGGGTACATATTACAACAACCGTACCCAGCTTTTGGGAGACTTCGGCTCCTATGTATTCGTAACGACAAAAATCGCCTCATAA
- a CDS encoding DNA-directed RNA polymerase subunit omega encodes MVFPLQELVSFEGNIYEITCAASRRAYQLSMVKDASIEENDGKVVSLAARQLFDKQVEYRIEA; translated from the coding sequence ATGGTTTTCCCCTTACAGGAATTGGTTAGTTTTGAAGGCAATATTTACGAAATCACTTGCGCCGCAAGCCGCCGCGCCTACCAGCTTTCAATGGTAAAAGATGCAAGCATTGAAGAAAACGACGGAAAGGTCGTGTCGCTTGCCGCCCGCCAGCTTTTCGACAAACAGGTTGAATACCGAATCGAAGCTTAA
- the miaA gene encoding tRNA (adenosine(37)-N6)-dimethylallyltransferase MiaA, translating to MNTESKLKPVIVICAPTACGKTAFAEALFACDAQSPFAGTAEVISADSMQVYRGFNIGTAKPSADLCKRLPHHLIDICSPFAQFGAGDFVREALACCERIYERGKLPLIVGGTGFYIRNFIYGLPPTPRADSAVREQIERRMQKEGAQKLWNELALSDPVSAKKIHVHDEYRIKRALEVRAASGKPLSDFALTPKAREGFRFLILSLQKSRAELYERIDLRAETMFAAGLADEVKTLIACGSKPTDPAMQAIGYREFFTESLELNPDIQAVKERVKKDSRAYAKRQQTFFKSFSDAVLLLADDSAGGIKKIDEFLKGGFDVLD from the coding sequence TTGAATACCGAATCGAAGCTTAAACCCGTCATCGTTATCTGCGCACCGACCGCTTGCGGAAAAACGGCTTTTGCCGAAGCGCTTTTCGCCTGCGATGCCCAATCGCCCTTTGCCGGCACAGCCGAAGTTATCAGCGCCGATTCCATGCAAGTGTACCGCGGCTTTAACATCGGAACGGCAAAACCCTCCGCCGATTTATGCAAACGTCTTCCTCATCACCTTATCGATATTTGTTCTCCCTTTGCTCAATTCGGGGCCGGCGATTTTGTACGAGAAGCGCTCGCTTGCTGTGAGCGCATATACGAGCGCGGCAAACTGCCGCTTATCGTCGGCGGCACGGGATTTTACATACGGAATTTTATATACGGACTTCCGCCGACTCCGCGCGCCGATTCGGCCGTGCGTGAACAAATCGAGCGCCGTATGCAAAAAGAAGGCGCGCAAAAACTGTGGAACGAGCTTGCGCTTTCGGATCCTGTCAGCGCAAAAAAAATACACGTACACGACGAATACCGCATAAAGCGCGCTTTGGAAGTGCGTGCCGCTTCCGGAAAGCCCTTAAGCGATTTTGCGCTTACGCCGAAAGCGCGCGAAGGCTTCCGCTTTTTGATTTTGTCTTTGCAAAAAAGCCGCGCGGAACTTTACGAGCGTATCGACCTGCGCGCGGAAACCATGTTCGCCGCCGGCCTTGCCGACGAAGTAAAAACGTTGATTGCCTGCGGGAGCAAGCCGACCGATCCTGCAATGCAGGCTATAGGCTACCGCGAGTTTTTTACCGAATCGCTCGAACTCAATCCCGACATTCAAGCGGTAAAAGAGCGCGTAAAAAAGGACAGCCGCGCATACGCAAAACGTCAGCAAACTTTTTTTAAATCTTTTTCGGACGCCGTCCTTTTACTGGCTGACGACAGTGCAGGCGGCATAAAAAAAATCGATGAATTTTTAAAAGGCGGCTTTGATGTACTTGACTGA
- the dxs gene encoding 1-deoxy-D-xylulose-5-phosphate synthase, with protein MCNEKAASPILYRLAVFFLRSWLTLLEKINGPQDLKQFGIKDLKRLSDEIRQRIIRVVAQTGGHLASNLGVVELTVALHKVFDSPRDALIWDVSHQCYAHKILTGRNDRFETLRQKDGLAGFTKHEESVHDWFDAGHASTSISSALGLLVGRRLHNEDGKVIAVIGDGALTGGMALEALSHAGQLSKDLVIILNDNQMSINGNTGALSRYLSRLTMTAHYQTFRYNFDRIAEKIPFIGKHFMNLIFRLKRAVKGLVFPSNFFSDLGFEYVGPLNGHNLEQMITVFKRIKKLRRPVVVHLVTQKGRGYAPAENDPVSYHGVAPASSSKRPVTFTDVFASAIVRRAQEDERVVAVTAAMTDGTGLTEFRRRFPDRFFDVGIAEQHAVTFAGGLARSGLKPVAAIYSTFIQRAVDQLIHDIALQNLPVVCMLDRSGPVPGDGETHQGIFDISLLRPVPNVSLLAPASQKELELCFDWALEQNAPVVIRYPKAPCPGEQAEFAQSVRSGRGVLLKKPAERDSAAGGTTTSAASAGNASDGVVGGAADILLVCTGGIFPETLEAARELQKEGKSADIYNLRFLKPLDKEYFLSIAAQYERVLFVEDGIRIGGIGTYLESLLDRYVDGKKTGVSGFPDRFLAQGNRSQILRDAHLDGTSLARKALKLWDAV; from the coding sequence TTGTGCAATGAAAAGGCTGCAAGCCCGATATTGTATCGGCTGGCGGTCTTTTTTTTAAGGAGCTGGCTTACGCTGCTGGAAAAGATAAACGGACCCCAAGATTTAAAACAGTTCGGCATAAAGGATTTAAAACGATTATCCGATGAAATACGGCAGCGCATTATACGGGTAGTCGCTCAAACGGGCGGACACCTTGCGAGCAACTTGGGCGTGGTGGAATTGACGGTCGCCTTGCACAAGGTGTTCGACAGTCCGCGCGACGCTTTGATTTGGGATGTGAGCCATCAGTGTTACGCTCATAAAATCCTTACCGGCCGTAACGACCGCTTTGAAACGCTGCGGCAAAAAGACGGTCTTGCCGGTTTTACAAAGCATGAAGAAAGCGTTCACGATTGGTTCGATGCGGGGCACGCTTCAACTTCGATTTCTTCGGCTTTGGGCTTGCTGGTCGGCAGGCGGCTGCATAATGAAGACGGAAAAGTGATTGCCGTTATCGGCGACGGTGCGCTTACCGGCGGCATGGCGCTCGAAGCATTGTCGCACGCGGGGCAACTTTCAAAAGATTTGGTCATTATTTTAAACGATAACCAAATGTCGATAAACGGCAATACCGGAGCTTTGTCCCGCTATTTGAGCCGTCTTACGATGACCGCGCACTATCAAACATTCCGTTACAACTTTGACCGCATAGCCGAAAAGATTCCGTTTATCGGCAAGCATTTTATGAACCTTATATTCCGCTTAAAGCGCGCGGTAAAGGGTCTTGTTTTCCCGAGCAATTTTTTTTCCGATTTGGGTTTTGAATACGTGGGACCGCTTAACGGTCACAATTTGGAACAGATGATTACGGTTTTTAAGCGCATTAAAAAACTGCGCCGGCCCGTTGTCGTTCATTTGGTAACGCAAAAGGGAAGGGGATACGCGCCGGCCGAAAACGATCCGGTTTCCTATCACGGGGTTGCACCCGCATCTTCTTCGAAGCGGCCGGTAACGTTTACCGACGTATTCGCTTCGGCGATTGTACGGCGGGCACAAGAGGATGAGAGAGTCGTTGCGGTTACGGCGGCTATGACCGACGGCACCGGTCTTACCGAATTCCGCCGCCGGTTTCCCGATCGTTTTTTCGACGTCGGCATAGCCGAACAGCATGCGGTAACCTTTGCAGGCGGTTTGGCGCGTTCGGGCTTAAAGCCCGTCGCGGCGATTTATTCGACCTTTATCCAGCGCGCCGTCGATCAACTTATTCACGATATCGCTTTGCAAAATCTTCCGGTTGTATGCATGCTCGACCGTTCGGGGCCCGTGCCCGGCGACGGCGAAACGCATCAGGGAATCTTCGACATTTCGCTTTTGCGCCCGGTTCCGAACGTATCGCTTTTGGCGCCGGCTTCTCAAAAGGAATTGGAACTGTGTTTTGACTGGGCACTCGAACAAAACGCGCCGGTTGTTATACGCTATCCGAAAGCGCCGTGCCCCGGCGAACAGGCCGAGTTTGCGCAAAGCGTACGGAGCGGACGCGGCGTTTTGCTTAAAAAGCCCGCCGAAAGAGATTCTGCAGCCGGCGGTACAACGACAAGCGCCGCCTCTGCTGGCAATGCTTCCGACGGAGTTGTCGGCGGCGCGGCCGATATTTTGCTTGTCTGCACGGGCGGTATTTTCCCCGAAACGCTTGAAGCTGCGCGCGAACTGCAAAAAGAAGGAAAATCCGCCGATATTTACAACCTGCGCTTTTTAAAGCCGCTCGATAAAGAATATTTTTTATCGATCGCCGCGCAGTACGAACGGGTTCTCTTTGTCGAAGACGGCATACGCATAGGCGGCATCGGAACCTATTTGGAATCCCTGCTTGACCGCTACGTCGACGGTAAAAAAACGGGGGTAAGCGGCTTTCCCGACCGCTTTTTGGCGCAGGGGAACCGGAGCCAGATTTTGCGCGATGCGCACTTGGACGGCACTTCTTTGGCGCGCAAAGCTTTAAAACTCTGGGACGCCGTATGA
- the folP gene encoding dihydropteroate synthase, with the protein MNGHRMNGQPVNLPHPAPLQLSDRVLKTSRSAYIVSIVNCTSDSFWAGSRVSSSSAAAECALEHFANGADIVDIGGESSRPGSVYVSADEQIKRIVPVIEEIRRHCTGALSVDTRLLPVMQAARSAGADILNDISALEDDENLAAFAAKEKIPVILMHKRGTPLIMQNNTRYTDIVAEVALYLAHRIQYAVSQGISADKIIADPGIGFAKDVRSNITLVQNGAAIAELIQKQTGFGAPQLLAGLSRKSFIGSLTGKDTPERLSGTVAANLIAVQKGYTFLRVHDTAQTADMLAVLDAFGSVSVGTE; encoded by the coding sequence ATGAACGGACATCGTATGAACGGGCAGCCTGTAAATTTGCCGCATCCCGCGCCTTTGCAACTTTCGGATCGGGTGCTTAAAACGAGTCGAAGCGCGTACATCGTTTCGATCGTAAACTGTACGTCCGATTCCTTTTGGGCCGGTTCCCGCGTATCCTCTTCATCCGCTGCGGCCGAATGCGCGTTGGAACATTTCGCAAACGGCGCCGACATCGTCGACATCGGCGGAGAGTCGAGCCGCCCCGGTTCGGTTTACGTGAGCGCCGATGAACAGATAAAGCGCATCGTTCCGGTTATAGAAGAAATCCGCCGCCACTGTACCGGCGCTTTATCCGTCGATACCCGCCTTTTGCCGGTTATGCAGGCCGCCCGCAGCGCCGGGGCCGATATTTTAAACGATATATCGGCTTTGGAAGACGATGAAAACCTTGCCGCCTTTGCCGCAAAAGAAAAAATTCCGGTTATTTTAATGCATAAAAGGGGTACCCCCCTTATCATGCAAAACAATACCCGTTATACTGATATCGTCGCCGAGGTTGCTTTGTACCTTGCACATCGGATACAATATGCCGTGTCGCAGGGAATAAGCGCCGATAAAATCATCGCCGACCCGGGAATCGGTTTTGCAAAAGATGTGCGTTCGAATATAACGCTCGTTCAAAACGGCGCGGCGATTGCGGAACTGATACAAAAACAAACCGGTTTCGGAGCGCCGCAGCTGCTTGCAGGCTTGTCGCGCAAAAGTTTTATCGGTTCTCTTACGGGAAAGGATACGCCCGAGCGGCTTTCCGGTACCGTCGCGGCAAACCTTATCGCCGTGCAAAAAGGTTATACTTTTTTGCGCGTGCACGATACGGCGCAAACGGCCGACATGCTTGCCGTTTTGGACGCTTTCGGTTCGGTTTCCGTCGGCACGGAATAA